A window of Zingiber officinale cultivar Zhangliang chromosome 5A, Zo_v1.1, whole genome shotgun sequence contains these coding sequences:
- the LOC121982353 gene encoding serine/arginine-rich splicing factor SC35-like yields the protein MSHFGRSGPPDIKDTYSLLVLNISFRTTADDLFPLFDRYGKVVDVFIPRDRRTGDSRGFAFVRYKYADEAQKAVDRLDGRNVDGRNIMVQFAKYGPNAERIHKGKIMEAVPKTRGRSRSRSPRPRYRDSHRDREYRRRSRSRSRSRSRSKGRYESDRNNDNEKDYRRRSRSRSVSPDYYRGRGRDGRRSRSVSYDSASPRKQSRSPERSPSPRRSPPSSPEKGKRDATSPPSKSVSPAGRRADSRSPSPRSSNEN from the exons ATGTCGCACTTCGGGAGATCAGGGCCGCCGGACATCAAGGACACCTACTCCCTCCTCGTTCTCAACATCAGCTTCC GTACCACTGCCGATGATCTCTTTCCTCTCTTTGATCGGTACGGGAAAGTCGTTGACGTGTTCATTCCAAGGGACCGGAG GACTGGAGATTCACGAGGGTTTGCTTTTGTGAGGTATAAGTATGCTGATGAGGCTCAGAAGGCTGTCGATAGACTTGATG GGAGGAATGTGGATGGTCGGAATATTATGGTTCAGTTTGCAAAATATGGACCAAATGCTGAGCGTAT ACATAAAGGAAAAATTATGGAAGCAGTTCCAAAGACAAGAGGAAGGTCAAGAAGTCGTAGCCCTCGGCCTAG ATATAGAGACAGTCACCGAGATAGAGAGTATAGGAGGCGCAGCCGCAGCCGCAGCCGCAGTCGCAGTCGAAGCAAAGGTAGGTATGAGAGTGATAGGAACAATGACAATGAGAAAGATTACCGCCGCCGAAGCCGAAGTCGCAGTGTAAGTCCTGATTATTACAGAGGCCGTGGTAGAGATGGTCGGCGGAGCAGGAGTGTCTCTTATGATAG TGCTTCCCCAAGGAAGCAAAGTCGTAGCCCTGAAAGGAGTCCATCACCCCGTCGCAGCCCTCCTTCTAGCCCTGAGAAAGGGAAACGTGATGCAACATCTCCGCCTTCAAAAAGTGTTTCACCTGCAGGCCGCCGTGCAGATTCCCGGAGTCCATCACCTCGCAGCTCAAATGAG AATTGA
- the LOC121982354 gene encoding cyclin-dependent kinase C-2-like yields MAGAAPGQLNLGESPSWGSRSVDCFEKLEQIGEGTYGQVYMAREMRTGEIVALKKIRMDNEREGFPITAIREIKILKKLHHQNVIQLKEIVTSPGPEKDEQGKQDGNKYKGSIYMVFEYMDHDLTGLADRPGMRFTVPQIKCYMRQLLTGLHYCHINQVLHRDIKGSNLLIDNEGNLKLADFGLARSFSSDHNGNLTNRVITLWYRPPELLLGATKYGPAVDMWSVGCIFAELLHGKPILPGKNEPEQLSKIFELCGTPDEVIWPGVSKMPWYNNFKPSRPIKRRVRDAFKHFDRHALELLERMLTLDPSQRISAKDALDAEYFWTDPLPCDPKSLPKYESSHEFQTKKKRQQQRQQEETAKRQKLQHPQPHSRLPPIQQTGQPHPQIRPGPNQPIHNAPPPMPPGPSHHYGKPRGPSGGPNRYPQGGNPSGGYNPNRGGQGGGGGYNNGPYPQQGRGPPPYTGSGVPGPAGPRGGSSSSYGVGTPNYPQGGPYNASGGGRGSNMSGNRNQQQYGGWQQ; encoded by the exons ATGGCTGGGGCCGCTCCTGGACAGTTGAATCTGGGTGAGTCCCCCTCGTGGGGTTCTCGCAGCGTCGACTGCTTCGAGAAGTTGGAGCAGATCGGTGAAGGAACGTACGG GCAAGTATACATGGCACGAGAGATGAGAACTGGGGAGATTGTTGCTCTGAAGAAAATTAGAATGGACAATGAAAGAGAAGGG TTCCCCATTACTGCCATACGAGAAATAAAGATTCTGAAGAAACTTCACCATCAAAATGTAATCCAACTGAAAGAGATTGTGACCTCTCCAG GTCCTGAGAAGGATGAGCAGGGAAAACAAG ATGGTAACAAGTACAAAGGAAGCATCTATATGGTTTTTGAATATATGGACCATGATTTGACTGGCCTGGCAGATCGACCTGGAATGCGATTTACAGTACCTCAAATAAAG TGTTATATGCGTCAGCTGCTCACAGGTCTCCATTATTGCCATATCAATCAAGTACTCCACCGCGATATTAAAG GTTCCAATCTTTTAATTGATAATGAAGGCAATTTAAAACTTGCTGATTTTGGTCTTGCACGATCATTCTCTAGTGACCATAATGGCAATCTTACAAACCGTGTCATCACATTATGGTACAG ACCTCCGGAGTTGCTTCTCGGGGCTACCAAGTATGGCCCTGCTGTGGATATGTGGTCTGTTGGCTGTATATTTGCTGAGCTTCTTCATGGAAAACCAATCTTACCTGGAAAGAATGAG CCAGAGCAGCTCTCTAAGATATTTGAACTTTGTGGAACTCCTGACGAAGTCATCTGGCCTGGTGTTTCCAAGATGCCTTGGTACAACAATTTCAAGCCTTCGCGCCCAATAAAGAGGCGGGTGAGGGATGCTTTCAAACA TTTTGATCGTCATGCCTTGGAGTTGCTTGAAAGGATGTTAACCCTCGATCCATCCCAG AGGATTTCTGCTAAGGACGCACTTGACGCAGAATATTTTTGGACAGACCCTCTACCATGTGACCCCAAAAG TTTGCCGAAGTACGAATCCTCGCATGAATTTCAAACCAAGAAGAAGCGCCAGCAGCAGAGGCAGCAGGAGGAAACTGCAAAACGACAGAAGCTACAGCATCCACAGCCACACAGTCGCTTACCTCCCATCCAACAGACTGGGCAACCACACCCGCAGATCCGGCCTGGTCCGAACCAGCCCATTCACAATGCTCCACCACCAATGCCACCCGGTCCCAGCCACCATTACGGCAAGCCACGAGGCCCCTCCGGCGGTCCTAACAGATATCCACAGGGCGGCAACCCAAGTGGCGGCTACAACCCCAATCGAGGTGGTCAAGGAGGCGGTGGCGGGTACAATAATGGCCCGTATCCCCAGCAAGGCCGCGGACCACCGCCTTACACTGGAAGTGGTGTACCTGGACCTGCTGGTCCGCGTGGCGGAAGCAGTAGCAGTTATGGGGTCGGCACTCCTAATTACCCCCAAGGCGGTCCCTACAATGCCTCAGGGGGAGGTAGAGGTTCCAACATGAGTGGGAACCGCAACCAACAACAATATGGTGGGTGGCAGCAGTAG